Proteins co-encoded in one Listeria ivanovii subsp. ivanovii genomic window:
- a CDS encoding bifunctional riboflavin kinase/FAD synthetase gives MKTIYLHHPITTDEWTDVKKVMALGFFDGVHLGHQAVIKQAKQIAEQKGLQTAVLTFDPHPSVVLSNIRKQVKYLTPLEDKAEKMAELGVDIMYVVRFTTQFSELSPQAFVDKYLVALNVKHVVAGFDYSYGKKGEGKMTNLESYANGRFEVTIVDKQTAASDKISSTNIRRAITEGELEEANQLLGYPYTTKGTVIHGDKRGRTIGFPTANILVNEDYLIPKLGVYAVKFRVNGETHLGMASIGYNITFKDDQALSIEVYILDFHREIYGEEAEIEWYQFFRPELKFNGVEGLIAQLEKDEQDTRAFFADLDD, from the coding sequence ATGAAGACGATATACTTACATCATCCGATTACAACGGACGAATGGACTGACGTAAAAAAAGTAATGGCACTTGGCTTCTTCGATGGTGTTCATTTAGGACATCAGGCGGTCATTAAACAAGCGAAACAGATTGCGGAACAAAAAGGCCTTCAAACTGCAGTTTTAACTTTTGATCCCCATCCTTCTGTTGTTTTAAGTAACATTCGAAAACAAGTAAAATATCTAACGCCGCTTGAAGACAAAGCTGAAAAAATGGCTGAACTTGGTGTAGATATTATGTATGTAGTTCGCTTTACAACTCAATTTTCCGAACTATCCCCGCAAGCTTTTGTGGATAAATACTTAGTTGCCTTGAATGTAAAACACGTAGTAGCTGGTTTCGACTATTCTTACGGCAAAAAAGGCGAAGGGAAAATGACCAACCTAGAAAGCTATGCAAACGGTCGTTTTGAAGTTACGATTGTTGATAAGCAAACAGCCGCTAGCGACAAAATAAGCTCTACCAATATCAGACGTGCAATTACAGAAGGCGAACTAGAAGAAGCAAATCAATTACTAGGCTATCCGTACACAACAAAAGGAACTGTTATTCATGGCGATAAGCGTGGTAGGACAATAGGTTTCCCAACGGCGAATATCTTAGTGAACGAAGATTATTTGATTCCAAAACTTGGTGTCTACGCAGTGAAATTCCGTGTGAATGGGGAAACTCATCTCGGTATGGCTAGCATTGGTTATAATATTACTTTTAAAGATGATCAAGCGTTATCCATTGAAGTTTACATTTTGGATTTCCACCGCGAAATTTACGGCGAAGAAGCAGAAATAGAATGGTATCAATTTTTCCGTCCTGAGCTTAAATTTAATGGTGTAGAAGGTCTGATTGCCCAATTAGAAAAAGACGAGCAAGATACAAGAGCTTTTTTTGCTGATTTAGATGATTAA